A stretch of Lathyrus oleraceus cultivar Zhongwan6 chromosome 6, CAAS_Psat_ZW6_1.0, whole genome shotgun sequence DNA encodes these proteins:
- the LOC127091727 gene encoding uncharacterized protein LOC127091727 isoform X1 has protein sequence MATKPKGSSSTPVGNEKKKVPSSSSLPTPTKRITKPSTAIKSNSTSPSEKNIPSYLKPTTSFRQTKTETPIKPSPIRRRSFDKPLSSSNLTTKTTQPSPSRLQKALVSPGPKERSSPNIRSPVVPVKSISPLKPISEKTPSDAKTKQVWKKAAKKITAPNSNIATSNTTKKVSNDHAASVSPVKIKSVTTDKDSSNVEAEDVKEVEEVQEVTNLEDEVIKVENEEHASHENISSDVNSEIVHEHEHDNQVLEDSGTPQNQVDDEKVISTVSGTPQNQVDDEKVISTISGTPQNQVDDEKVISTVSGTPQNQVDDEKDISTVSEEAEKESREEKHEVEHEEKENNNGNQSEEVDHSEVEREKVVNENEENESGIVPEDEKNETNEEHRREEKEVVEGGVSEKVEEEAKVEVAKPKQQQAGGGNGKKESQVSNDMIEETASKLLGRKNKVLALAGAFQTVIDHQTK, from the coding sequence ATGGCAACAAAACCTAAAGGGAGTAGTAGTACACCTGTTGGAAATGAGAAGAAGAAGGTCCCATCTTCTAGTTCTCTCCCTACACCAACCAAAAGGATCACAAAACCATCCACAGCCATCAAAAGTAACTCAACCTCCCCATCAGAGAAAAACATCCCAAGCTATCTAAAACCTACAACAAGTTTCAGACAAACCAAAACTGAGACTCCAATTAAACCTTCTCCAATAAGAAGAAGATCATTTGATAAACCACTCTCATCTTCAAACTtaacaacaaaaacaacacaaCCCTCACCTTCAAGACTACAGAAAGCCCTTGTTTCCCCTGGTCCTAAAGAAAGATCTTCCCCAAATATTAGATCTCCTGTTGTTCCGGTTAAAAGCATTAGCCCTTTAAAACCCATTTCAGAAAAGACACCGAGTGATGCAAAAACTAAGCAAGTATGGAAAAAGGCTGCAAAGAAGATCACCGCCCCTAATAGCAATATTGCTACTTCTAACACTACAAAGAAGGTATCTAATGATCATGCTGCTTCTGTTAGTCCTGTAAAGATCAAATCTGTCACTACGGATAAAGATTCATCAAATGTTGAAGCTGAAGATGTTAAGGAAGTTGAAGAAGTTCAAGAAGTTACAAACCTAGAAGATGAGGTGATAAAAGTGGAGAACGAAGAACATGCATCTCATGAGAATATTTCATCTGATGTCAACTCTGAAATAGTACATGAGCATGAACATGATAATCAAGTTCTTGAGGATTCTGGCACACCTCAGAATCAAGTTGATGATGAGAAAGTCATTTCTACAGTTTCTGGCACACCTCAGAATCAAGTTGATGATGAGAAAGTTATTTCTACAATTTCTGGCACACCTCAGAATCAAGTTGATGATGAGAAAGTCATTTCCACAGTTTCTGGCACACCTCAGAATCAAGTTGATGATGAGAAAGACATTTCTACAGTTTCAGAAGAAGCAGAAAAGGAGTCACGGGAAGAGAAACATGAAGTCGAGCATGAAGAGAAAGAGAACAATAATGGGAATCAATCAGAAGAAGTCGATCATTCTGAGGTTGAAAGGGAAAAAGTTGTGAatgaaaatgaagaaaatgaaaGTGGGATTGTTCCAGAAGATGAAAAAAATGAGACCAATGAAGAACATCGAAGAGAAGAGAAGGAAGTTGTTGAAGGAGGGGTAAGTGAAAAAGTTGAAGAAGAAGCTAAGGTTGAGGTAGCGAAACCAAAGCAACAACAAGCAGGAGGGGGAAACGGGAAGAAGGAATCTCAAGTATCTAATGACATGATTGAGGAGACTGCAAGCAAGCTGTTGGGGAGGAAGAACAAGGTTCTTGCATTGGCTGGAGCATTTCAAACTGTCATTGATCATCAAACCAAATGA
- the LOC127091727 gene encoding uncharacterized protein LOC127091727 isoform X2: protein MATKPKGSSSTPVGNEKKKVPSSSSLPTPTKRITKPSTAIKSNSTSPSEKNIPSYLKPTTSFRQTKTETPIKPSPIRRRSFDKPLSSSNLTTKTTQPSPSRLQKALVSPGPKERSSPNIRSPVVPVKSISPLKPISEKTPSDAKTKQVWKKAAKKITAPNSNIATSNTTKKVSNDHAASVSPVKIKSVTTDKDSSNVEAEDVKEVEEVQEVTNLEDEVIKVENEEHASHENISSDVNSEIVHEHEHDNQVLEDSGTPQNQVDDEKVISTVSGTPQNQVDDEKVISTVSGTPQNQVDDEKDISTVSEEAEKESREEKHEVEHEEKENNNGNQSEEVDHSEVEREKVVNENEENESGIVPEDEKNETNEEHRREEKEVVEGGVSEKVEEEAKVEVAKPKQQQAGGGNGKKESQVSNDMIEETASKLLGRKNKVLALAGAFQTVIDHQTK, encoded by the exons ATGGCAACAAAACCTAAAGGGAGTAGTAGTACACCTGTTGGAAATGAGAAGAAGAAGGTCCCATCTTCTAGTTCTCTCCCTACACCAACCAAAAGGATCACAAAACCATCCACAGCCATCAAAAGTAACTCAACCTCCCCATCAGAGAAAAACATCCCAAGCTATCTAAAACCTACAACAAGTTTCAGACAAACCAAAACTGAGACTCCAATTAAACCTTCTCCAATAAGAAGAAGATCATTTGATAAACCACTCTCATCTTCAAACTtaacaacaaaaacaacacaaCCCTCACCTTCAAGACTACAGAAAGCCCTTGTTTCCCCTGGTCCTAAAGAAAGATCTTCCCCAAATATTAGATCTCCTGTTGTTCCGGTTAAAAGCATTAGCCCTTTAAAACCCATTTCAGAAAAGACACCGAGTGATGCAAAAACTAAGCAAGTATGGAAAAAGGCTGCAAAGAAGATCACCGCCCCTAATAGCAATATTGCTACTTCTAACACTACAAAGAAGGTATCTAATGATCATGCTGCTTCTGTTAGTCCTGTAAAGATCAAATCTGTCACTACGGATAAAGATTCATCAAATGTTGAAGCTGAAGATGTTAAGGAAGTTGAAGAAGTTCAAGAAGTTACAAACCTAGAAGATGAGGTGATAAAAGTGGAGAACGAAGAACATGCATCTCATGAGAATATTTCATCTGATGTCAACTCTGAAATAGTACATGAGCATGAACATGATAATCAAGTTCTTGAGGATTCTGGCACACCTCAGAATCAAGTTGATGATGAGAAAGTCATTTCTACAGTTTCTGGCACAC CTCAGAATCAAGTTGATGATGAGAAAGTCATTTCCACAGTTTCTGGCACACCTCAGAATCAAGTTGATGATGAGAAAGACATTTCTACAGTTTCAGAAGAAGCAGAAAAGGAGTCACGGGAAGAGAAACATGAAGTCGAGCATGAAGAGAAAGAGAACAATAATGGGAATCAATCAGAAGAAGTCGATCATTCTGAGGTTGAAAGGGAAAAAGTTGTGAatgaaaatgaagaaaatgaaaGTGGGATTGTTCCAGAAGATGAAAAAAATGAGACCAATGAAGAACATCGAAGAGAAGAGAAGGAAGTTGTTGAAGGAGGGGTAAGTGAAAAAGTTGAAGAAGAAGCTAAGGTTGAGGTAGCGAAACCAAAGCAACAACAAGCAGGAGGGGGAAACGGGAAGAAGGAATCTCAAGTATCTAATGACATGATTGAGGAGACTGCAAGCAAGCTGTTGGGGAGGAAGAACAAGGTTCTTGCATTGGCTGGAGCATTTCAAACTGTCATTGATCATCAAACCAAATGA